A region of the Piliocolobus tephrosceles isolate RC106 unplaced genomic scaffold, ASM277652v3 unscaffolded_31432, whole genome shotgun sequence genome:
ACAGGATTCAGAGAGCTTCTGGGTGGCTGAACACGCAGGGTGTTCCAGAAAATTATGTgcacataaagacagaaagtgatAATGTTAAATGTCATACAGAGTGTAGgggtcttttctttattttgaaagaaatttctgcctttaataatgcctccagaatTTTAGTGTAACTACAACATAGTCTAAGGAAACCTAAATGTGCACATTACAAACATTAGAAAGTGGCTATTTCCACCAAAAAGAATCCAAAATTCACTAATAGGATACAACAAGTTTTACTTTGGAGAGATAAAGTTGTCTTTTGTTAACTGGTTAAGaattagacatttaaaaagaaacgAAAGCCAAGTGATTTCTCACGACATATTCCAATCATATGCTCTGTTCAGGAGAATGATGATCAGGGAATTCTGGTTcggaaatatttattcaaaaagatAAGCCTTTTAACTCATAATTCTGTGTCTCTGAATTATTTGTGCCACTGTAAGGTCAAGGGCACAATCTCTGATAGTTCTGTGTCTCTCTTTGTgggagggaagctgaggctgtCTCCTACCACAGTAGACTCTGCATTCTaggatataaaaataagaaaaatgaacattattACAGAATTCTCTGTCATCCACATCTAATGAAATGCAATTCTGATCTTACATATAGTAGTAGCCATAGATACAAATTAGAGTTTGCAAGAACAGTCTAGTACCCACCAGTCTGCTTTTATACTTGGGcttatatgtgtataaaataatcacattagttcaaggaaatgttttattaattcttttaaagttACAGCACTTAAAAATTGCCATGATAATTTAAAGACATAGCTTGGACATTTCCAGATCTGCTTCCAAGCCTTCACCTTGGTTGAAATTGTTTTGTGCTATGCAGATGGGTTAGGGCATCTTGCACCTCATGATGTATTTGATTCGGCTTAGTTCTTGGGTCCTGAGCAGACAGACGGACAATTAAaactcattaattttattttcaacatactTTACCATGGATTCTACCCCTTGGGCTGAGCCCCAGATCTTCCTCAGCACCTCACACTCTGTCTCATTGGCCTTTTCCAACTCCATCTTAATATTACAGCGAACAAGGGTCTTACATTTTTCTAGCACAATTGCATTATATATGAAAGCTTCCTAATTTGAATCATAACCTCCTCGGTGAAAGTTCCAGTCAAGAACACTTGGGAGACCAGGCCTTTGGCACACGCCTCCCATGCTGTCAGTTTTCGCCCAGCAATTAACATTTCATTGGCAGATGCTTCACCCATGATTTTTGGAAATGTTACAGTAGAACATGCATCTGGACTCTGTCCAAAGGTCATATAAGGGGTTTGGAACCACGCCTTTTCAGTTGCCCACACTAGATAGCAAAGTGGCAACATGGAAGCACCAAGTCCAATGGCAGGGCCATTGACTGATACAACAATAGGCTTTTTAAACTGAATAAAAGTATTCACAAAGTTCTTGATGGTGTTCACCATTTCAAAGCTTGCTCTGTTTCTGTCATTCCTTAAATGTTTCACAAAATACCCCAAATCAAGACCACAGCAAAAGACACTTCCAGCTGCACTGAACAACACAAGCTTGCTGTCATCTGCAGCAGCCCTATTCAGAGCATTCACTATTTCCTTAATTACTTCTGTATTCAGTGCATTTTTTTCTGTCGATCTGGTTGATAGCAATATCTGGGTGAATCCATCCTCTTTCTTCACTACAATGTCTCTGTATGTGCTGGCACTCTCTGTTAGCCTTATGTTGAAGTACATTTTCTTGACAAAAGACTGGTCTCTGTCATCATCAGTAACATGTCTTTTGCCACCTTTCACTCTTGGAACTGACGTACGTGTGTCTGTTGTTCTAGTGGCTGCTAATGGGTCTATTAATACCACTATAGCTTTTTGGGGAGCTGAGTCTGTGGCCATGGAAGCAATAACTGAGCCAGACATCTGAGACATTAGTGGCTGTAGCAGGGTCTTGTCCTCTGTCCCAGCCTGTTCTGCACTGGGACCTGACAAAGGGTCCCTGACTGGTTTCCCTTCTGTCACCTTGAAGTCCACCACGTCCTGCTGATCTACTGCAATAGGGTCCAATTTCTTGAGTTCCTGAAAGCCGCTCACAGTTTACTTGTTGTCAACAGAACTATCAGGTGCAAATGTCTTGAGAGTTGAATTTATTAACTCCATATCCTTTGCATCAGTGAGAAGTGAAGCTGCCTTTCTCCTAACGTTCTTGCTGGCAGCATATAACTGGCTGCTTTTGGATATGTGTTGTTTGCCAGTCACTAGCATTTTAGGAGAGCTCTTAGTATAGTCCGCTTTGGTAGATATGGAAGTTCTTCTTCTGGCATTGTTTGAACAAATTCTACTTGTCCTGGTCCATTctagttttttctgtttctcagtctGTCGTCTATTAAAATCATGTATACATTTCTCACAGTTCATGAGGTGATGTTCTGGTTCCCAAGTGTCATCCTGTTTGTCATAACCTTTCCACCAAACCAAATACATTGTATTCCCATTTTTGTCTTGTCTTTTGTCAATAATTGTttcaacctccaactcctgggaagCCATGAAGAAAGACACAAGTTTGGAGCAGTTGCTGTGCCAACTTTGTTTCAGTTGCCTCTCCACCTCGCCACTTCTTTCTGCCTCTAGTGCTTCACCAGGTTCTGCGTATGGATGAGTCCCTAGTGGAACAGCTTAGGCTTTGTCTCATGGTGCATGATAGCTTGCTCAGTAGCCTCAGAGAAGAGTAGTTAAATCCACAGCCCCTATCCTCTTTTGTAGTACAGAAAGCGTGCTTCCTGCCAGTTactcttttgtgtttctttgtttaattGTGGTTGTTATGACGATTATATTGAACATTCTAATGttataacaattttaaagttATACTAGCTTACATTTAGTAACATGCAAAACCTTTACTCCCATGTAACTTAACCGCACTGTTTCATTTACTGAATTATCAAAATTATACCTTTATGCATTGCATGTCAAAAATGAAAGTcgtagatttcttttttattaaatatattattgttttcaGTTACATTGAGAACAAATTGTGGAGGTGCACATTGTAAATTATTTCATCTTGgataatttttcatgtatttaactTGAACTTAAATTTGCTTATTCGTATGGCTTTTGAGTGTGTGTTCTTTCTACCCTGAAGTACTCCATaagatatttctatttccttccttccttccttccttccttccttccttccttccttccttctttctttctttctttctttctttctttctttctttctttctttcNNNNNNNNNNctttctttctttctttctttctttctttctttctttctttctttcttctttctttttctttgagacaggatctggctctgtcacccagactgtggagtgcagtggtgggatctcggttcactgcaagctccgcctctcaggttcccgccaatctcctgcctcatcctcccgagtagctgggactaagaaGACAGATAAGTCAGATAAGAAGTCCACTGGTTATTTTTGAAGGACCCTTTTGCGTGACTAGCTACTTCCCTTGCTTCTCTTGAAAATCCTCAAAATTCTCTTTGTATTTGTTCTCGACAGTAATTATCTGGTAATTCTGAGTTTGTTTCTTTGAGTTTCTGTTACTTGGAGTTTGTTGAACCTGTTGGGTGCTTATTTATTGTCTTAAATTGTTGCATTTTTTACACATATTTCATTAAATTGTCTCCTTgattctttgtctcttcctttgAACTTCCAAAATGCATAATGATGGCTGCTTGTTGTTGTCCCTCAGGTTTCTAGGGTGACCCATTCCAGCCTGTGTTGCTGACCACTATATTGTTGATGGCTGCCATGGGTGTGTATCACAGTGTGAGGCCAGTTTGTCAGTTGGTCTCGGAAGAATGATGCATCCCAGAGCTCAATTCCCAGACTTCAATCCTTGCAGTCTCATTAGTGCACCACAATGTAGCAATCTCTGATAGTGAGGCATGacgaagaaaatgaaggaaatggaTGCAAACAGTTGGaagcaaaacttttaaaagtgaaagtaAAAAACTTCACAGTGGTTGACCTACTATGAGGCTGGAATTTACTGTTTCTAAAGGCAGAGAAGTAAAGGAATGGTGTCTTGGGGTAAGCATTTTTCAGCTGGACCCTGAACCTTGTCCTTGGATTCATCGGAACATGAAGTGATGACTTACAGAAGCTACTGAGCTCAGCCTTGCCACTTGACCGTGAACTAAGAAGGAGTTGAAGTGTCAGCTTGGCCTGAGAAGTTGGCCTGGGACCAATCACAGGCTGAAGTAATGTCTCATGGCCACAAGAATTACGGAGTCTTGATGATGCAAAGTTCAAGTAGGAAGAAATGGttaataagcaaaagaagaaagctctccCAAATAAAGAAGTGATTTTTGAGAGTTTCCAACTATACCGCTGGGTCAGGATATTTTATGATCTGGAAAGTATGAAATATTTGGAGGTATCTGTGGACTCTCTTGCAAGAAGCACTATTCAGCTCAGTTCAGTGTCTGGCCTGGGAAAAATGAGAGGCGAAACAAAAGTTTTGTCTGGATCACTGGGCTGAGGAAAAGCAGAAGTTGAATGGATAATTCATGTATATTTTCCTCGCATTCCAAAACATGTCCacatagaaaagaaaagtattaCATCACAACCCAGTGGAGCCTACTGTGTATCAAGTGCACAAAGGGGGAAGTGTGTATTTTCTTGAAGTCTGCTAATTACATGAATGTCAGAAGCCTTTGATTCCTTTGTccttgttcccttctctgtgtagCTGTGGATATGCTTTACACAATGATGGCAAAGGCATTTTCAGGTTCTACCTTGTTTTCTTATTGGTGCATATGTGGATATATTGTCAGGCTATCCTCCTGTTCTACCTTTTTTCATTGGTGTCTGCGGCCTACGTGTTCATTCTGTTCCTGGAACAACACAGAGAgtgtgaaatatatttatatatatatacacacacatatatatgtgtatatatatatatacacacacatatttcatatgtatatGGAATTTTGTATGAAGTTTGTTTATGATATCAACATCAAAAAACCTGAGTTATTTAAAAAGGTTTACAGTTTTAGTATTTACTCAAGTAATGCTTTTTGAGAATACTTACAAACTGTTTAATTTGCCatagctttatatatttatatacacacacatatgcatgtatatagacatatatataaatatacatatatatatatatatatatatatatatatatgcagggGAGGTTATAATTACTTACATTCAGGATCAAAATAGGCTGCCTGCAAACTGAGGAACAATAAGTGCAAGTCTGAGTCCAAAACTCAAGAATTTGGAGCCTGGGGTCCGAGAACAAGAAAG
Encoded here:
- the LOC113222478 gene encoding LOW QUALITY PROTEIN: testis-specific chromodomain protein Y 1-like (The sequence of the model RefSeq protein was modified relative to this genomic sequence to represent the inferred CDS: inserted 1 base in 1 codon; substituted 1 base at 1 genomic stop codon) → MASQELEVETIIDKRQDKNGNTMYLVWWKGYDKQDDTWEPEHHLMNCEKCIHDFNRRQTEKQKKLEWTRTSRICSNNARRRTSISTKADYTKSSPKMLVTGKQHISKSSQLYAASKNVRRKAASLLTDAKDMELINSTLKTFAPDSSVDNKXTVSGFQELKKLDPIAVDQQDVVDFKVTEGKPVRDPLSGPSAEQAGTEDKTLLQPLMSQMSGSVIASMATDSAPQKAIVVLIDPLAATRTTDTRTSVPRVKGGKRHVTDDDRDQSFVKKMYFNIRLTESASTYRDIVVKKEDGFTQILLSTRSTEKNALNTEVIKEIVNALNRAAADDSKLVLFSAAGSVFCCGLDLGYFVKHLRNDRNRASFEMVNTIKNFVNTFIQFKKPIVVSVNGPAIGLGASMLPLCYLVWATEKAWFQTPYMTFGQSPDACSTVTFPKIMGEASANEMLIAGRKLTAWEACAKGLVSQVFLTGTFTEEVMIQIRKLSXYNAIVLEKCKTLVRCNIKMELEKANETECEVLRKIWGSAQGVESMVKYVENKINEF